The following proteins come from a genomic window of Populus nigra chromosome 6, ddPopNigr1.1, whole genome shotgun sequence:
- the LOC133696249 gene encoding uncharacterized protein LOC133696249 yields MGSVSSSTVIAEKISWYCALLMALMLVLSCCEVSETELSTVGHPRIFQNKPCDEIYVVREGETLNTISEKCGDPYIVEENPHIHDPDDVFPGLVIKITPFIDRYTPDDVSSPMRWFV; encoded by the coding sequence ATGGGTTCTGTTTCTTCATCAACTGTTATAGCAGAAAAGATCTCTTGGTACTGTGCTTTGTTGATGGCACTAATGCTCGTTTTGAGCTGCTGTGAAGTGAGCGAAACCGAATTGTCCACGGTTGGGCACCCGAGGATTTTTCAGAACAAGCCATGCGATGAGATTTACGTGGTTCGAGAAGGTGAGACTTTAAACACTATTAGTGAGAAATGTGGGGATCCTTATATTGTTGAGGAAAATCCACACATTCATGACCCAGATGATGTTTTCCCTGGCCTGGTCATCAAGATTACTCCTTTCATCGATAGGTATACTCCAGATGATGTATCATCTCCGATGAGATGGTTTGTATAA
- the LOC133696247 gene encoding uncharacterized protein LOC133696247 translates to MATVGLGSISFRSRNPRNPLTSKQLFPTEYPKCTLRASADSAPKAKFIARRRESVSVRQVGRPLVEYMSLPASQYSVLDAERIERVDDNTFRCYVYRFKFFAFEVCPVLLVRVEEQPNGCCIKLLSCKLEGSPIVVAQNEKFDASMVNQISCSSNSSNSTMQRLTSDAVIEVSIEVPFAFRAIPADAIESTGAQILQQILGLMLPRFMAQLVKDYQAWASGDTSRQPLGTGEI, encoded by the exons atgGCAACAGTAGGCCTAGGTTCAATTTCTTTCAGATCCAGAAACCCTAGAAATCCCCTCACTTCCAAACAACTCTTTCCAACTGAATATCCAAAATGCACGCTTCGTGCTTCGGCTGATTCCGCCCCGAAAGCGAAATTCATTGCCAGACGTAGAGAGTCCGTTTCGGTCCGGCAAGTCGGGCGCCCTCTAG TGGAGTATATGAGTTTGCCAGCGAGTCAGTACTCAGTGCTGGATGCGGAAAGGATAGAGAGGGTAGACGACAACACGTTTAGGTGTTACGTGTATAGGTTCAAGTTTTTTGCGTTTGAGGTTTGTCCTGTTTTGCTTGTTAGAGTTGAAGAGCAGCCTAATGGTTGTTGCATTAAGCTTTTGTCCTGTAAG CTTGAAGGCTCGCCGATTGTCGTTGCGCAGAATGAGAAGTTTGACG CTTCTATGGTGAACCAAATTTCATGCAGTAGCAACTCAAGCAACTCTACAATGCAACGACTTACTTCAGATGCAGTCATTGAG GTTAGCATCGAGGTTCCTTTTGCATTTAGAGCCATTCCAGCTGACGCGATAGAATCGACTGGTGCCCAAATCCTTCAACAAATACTTGGGCTTATGCTTCCCCGCTTTATGGCACAG CTTGTAAAGGACTATCAAGCATGGGCCTCTGGTGACACATCAAGGCAGCCTCTTGGAACTGGTGAGATTTGA
- the LOC133696248 gene encoding probable histone H2B.3 has translation MAPKAEKKPAEKKPAAAEKAPAEKKPRAEKKIPKEGAIDKKKKRAKKNVETYKIYIFKVLKQVHPDIGISSKAMGIMNSFINDIFEKLAQESSRLARYNKKPTITSREIQTAVRLVLPGELAKHAVSEGTKAVTKFTSS, from the coding sequence ATGGCCCCTAAGGCAGAGAAGAAGCCGGCTGAGAAAAAGCCAGCGGCGGCAGAGAAAGCCCCAGCTGAGAAGAAGCCAAGAGCAGAGAAGAAGATACCCAAAGAAGGAGCGAttgacaagaagaagaagagggcaAAGAAGAACGTCGAGACCTACAAGATCTATATCTTTAAGGTCCTGAAACAGGTCCATCCTGACATTGGGATCTCCAGCAAGGCAATGGGTATCATGAACAGTTTTATCAACGATATCTTTGAGAAGCTCGCTCAAGAGTCATCGAGGCTTGCAAGGTACAACAAGAAGCCTACCATTACTTCTCGGGAGATCCAGACAGCTGTCAGACTGGTTTTGCCTGGAGAGCTTGCGAAACATGCTGTCTCTGAAGGGACCAAGGCTGTTACCAAGTTTACAAGCTCTTAG
- the LOC133696250 gene encoding histone H2B-like translates to MAPKAAEKKPAEKKPAAAEKAPAEKKPRAEKKIPKEGAIDKKKKRAKKNVETYKIYIFKVLKQVHPDIGISSKAMGIMNSFINDIFEKLAQESSRLARYNKKPTITSREIQTAVRLVLPGELAKHAVSEGTKAVTKFTTEKKPAAEKAPAEKKPAAGKAPAEKKPRAEKKLPKEGGAIDKKKKKTKKNVETYKIYIFKVLKQVHPDIGISSKAMGIMNSFINDIFEKLAQEASRLARYNKKPTITSREIQTAVRLVLPGELAKHAVSEGTKAVTKFTSS, encoded by the exons ATGGCTCCCAAGGCCGCGGAGAAGAAGCCGGCTGAGAAAAAGCCAGCGGCGGCAGAGAAAGCCCCAGCGGAGAAGAAGCCAAGGGCAGAGAAGAAGATACCCAAAGAAGGAGCGAttgacaagaagaagaagagggcaAAGAAGAACGTCGAGACCTACAAGATCTATATCTTTAAGGTCCTGAAACAGGTCCATCCTGACATTGGGATCTCCAGCAAGGCAATGGGTATCATGAACAGTTTTATCAACGATATTTTTGAGAAGCTCGCTCAAGAGTCATCGAGGCTTGCAAGGTACAACAAGAAGCCTACCATTACTTCTCGGGAGATCCAGACAGCTGTCAGACTGGTTTTGCCTGGAGAGCTTGCGAAACATGCTGTCTCTGAAGGGACCAAGGCTGTTACCAAGTTTACCA CTGAGAAGAAGCCAGCAGCAGAGAAAGCCCCAGCGGAGAAGAAGCCAGCAGCAGGGAAAGCCCCAGCGGAGAAGAAGCCAAGAGCCGAGAAGAAGTTGCCTAAAGAAGGAGGAGCGAttgacaagaagaagaagaagacaaagaagaaCGTTGAGACCTACAAGATCTATATCTTCAAGGTTTTGAAACAAGTCCACCCTGATATTGGGATTTCAAGCAAGGCTATGGGTATCATGAACAGTTTCATCAATGATATCTTTGAGAAGCTTGCTCAAGAGGCTTCAAGGCTCGCTAGGTATAACAAGAAGCCCACCATTACTTCTCGGGAGATCCAGACTGCTGTCAGATTGGTTTTGCCTGGAGAGCTTGCGAAACATGCTGTTTCTGAAGGGACCAAGGCTGTCACCAAATTTACCAGCTCATAG